The following proteins are encoded in a genomic region of Dyadobacter sp. UC 10:
- a CDS encoding ribulokinase, whose protein sequence is MKQDYVIGIDFGTDSVRALVVNARTGGQEGTAVQEYERWKQGKYCDAAQSQFRQHPLDYLESMEKAVVKALDNAPAEARNHIRGISVDTTGSTPVAVDRNGTPLALLPEMAENANGMFILWKDHTANAEAEEINRLAQTWPENYIRFVGGIYSSEWFWAKILRTLRVDPEVRDKAFSWVEHCDWVSAELTGVTDPLKLKRSRCAAGHKALWHQDFDGLPSNDFLKSLDPLLDGLRDRLFDTTETSDRPMGRISEKWAKKFGVPADTMIGVGAFDAHMGAVGALIEPYSLCKVIGTSTCDMLVAPNEEAGHLLIKGICGQVDGSIIPGMLGMEAGQSAFGDIYAWFGKLVTEPVRALLGEDAARELSAKLIPHLAEQAGKLPVTETDIIAIDWLNGRRTPDAKHTLKGGIFGLNLASDSPRIFKALVESTAFGSKSIVERFRSEGVPIHEVIAIGGVAKKSAFVMQTLADVLNMPIKVAASEQACALGAAMFAAVASGIYTTLPEAQQAMSSGFDAIYQPREKQAEVYQALYKKYQDSGAFIENQFLKKTQTAAIDAVSDQF, encoded by the coding sequence ATGAAACAAGATTATGTAATTGGAATTGATTTCGGTACCGATTCGGTCCGTGCGCTGGTGGTAAATGCACGCACGGGCGGGCAGGAGGGCACGGCGGTGCAGGAATATGAAAGATGGAAACAGGGCAAATACTGCGACGCAGCACAGTCGCAGTTCAGGCAACATCCGCTCGACTACCTGGAAAGTATGGAAAAGGCCGTCGTGAAGGCACTGGATAATGCACCCGCAGAGGCCAGAAACCACATCCGCGGAATTTCGGTGGATACAACAGGTTCCACGCCGGTTGCTGTGGACAGGAACGGAACCCCGCTGGCACTCCTGCCTGAAATGGCCGAAAACGCGAACGGGATGTTTATTCTCTGGAAAGATCACACAGCTAATGCCGAGGCTGAGGAAATTAACCGGCTGGCCCAAACCTGGCCAGAAAACTATATCAGGTTTGTTGGCGGTATTTATTCCTCTGAATGGTTTTGGGCCAAGATATTGCGTACGCTTCGCGTTGATCCCGAAGTGCGGGATAAGGCATTTTCATGGGTGGAGCATTGTGACTGGGTTTCTGCCGAACTAACCGGCGTTACCGACCCGTTGAAATTAAAAAGGTCGCGGTGCGCGGCAGGGCACAAGGCGCTGTGGCACCAGGATTTCGACGGTTTACCTTCCAATGATTTCCTGAAAAGCCTCGACCCGCTGCTCGACGGTCTGCGTGACCGGTTGTTTGATACCACGGAAACGTCCGACAGACCAATGGGCAGGATTTCAGAAAAATGGGCCAAAAAATTCGGGGTACCGGCAGATACGATGATTGGAGTAGGTGCATTCGACGCACATATGGGCGCTGTCGGAGCACTAATCGAACCCTATTCCCTGTGTAAAGTGATCGGTACGTCAACCTGCGATATGCTGGTCGCGCCAAACGAAGAAGCGGGGCATCTGCTGATCAAAGGGATCTGCGGCCAGGTCGACGGCTCTATTATTCCCGGTATGCTGGGAATGGAGGCCGGACAGTCTGCTTTTGGCGATATTTACGCCTGGTTTGGAAAGCTGGTTACTGAGCCAGTAAGAGCATTGCTCGGCGAGGATGCCGCCAGGGAGCTTTCTGCAAAACTGATACCGCATCTTGCCGAGCAAGCCGGGAAGTTACCCGTCACCGAAACCGACATCATCGCAATAGACTGGCTGAACGGGCGTAGGACGCCTGATGCGAAACACACGCTCAAAGGCGGCATTTTCGGTCTTAACCTGGCGAGTGATAGTCCGAGAATTTTTAAGGCGCTGGTGGAATCTACCGCTTTCGGATCCAAGAGCATTGTAGAGCGTTTCAGAAGTGAGGGGGTGCCGATCCACGAAGTGATCGCGATCGGCGGCGTAGCAAAAAAATCAGCATTCGTGATGCAAACGCTAGCCGACGTATTGAATATGCCGATCAAAGTGGCTGCTTCTGAACAGGCCTGTGCGCTCGGTGCTGCGATGTTTGCCGCGGTGGCCTCAGGCATCTATACAACATTGCCGGAGGCGCAACAGGCAATGAGTTCCGGCTTTGATGCAATCTACCAGCCGAGGGAGAAGCAAGCGGAAGTTTACCAGGCACTTTACAAAAAATACCAGGATTCCGGTGCATTTATAGAAAATCAATTCCTGAAAAAAACGCAGACGGCGGCTATTGATGCCGTTTCTGATCAATTTTAA
- the araA gene encoding L-arabinose isomerase, whose amino-acid sequence MLDLKQFEIWFITGSQHLYGEETLRQVDEHSQAIAASFDQSPQIPVRVVFKPVVKSSEEIFGVIQEANSKQNCIGIIAWMHTFSPAKMWIRGLQILQKPLLHLHTQYNRDIPWGNIDMDFMNLNQSAHGDREFGFMMTRMRLNRKVVVGHWHQTQVLEDLGKWARVAAARHDMQGAKFVRFGDNMRQVAVTDGDKVAAEMTFGFSVNTHAVGDLVQVIDQVSEAEIDRLVEEYNAVYELAGSLKNGAARHSSLRDAARIELGMQYFLQDGNFKGYTNTFEDLHGMKQLPGIGSQRMMAAGYGYAGEGDWKTSAMVRALKVMASGLDGGNSFMEDYTYHFDPQNSLVLGSHMLEICPSIAAGKLSCEIHALGIGGKEDPVRLVFNAPAGPALNVSLVDLGNRFRIIVNEVDAVEITEQLPKLPVARALWKPQPDMQTGCAAWIYAGGAHHTVYSQNLTTDHIETFAEMAGVELVVIDKNTTLRQLKNELRWSEGFYK is encoded by the coding sequence ATGCTTGATTTAAAACAGTTTGAGATCTGGTTCATTACCGGAAGCCAGCATTTATACGGAGAAGAAACGCTGCGACAGGTGGACGAACATTCACAGGCGATCGCCGCTTCATTTGACCAGTCACCACAAATACCTGTTCGCGTGGTTTTTAAGCCCGTCGTAAAGTCGTCGGAAGAGATTTTCGGGGTTATCCAGGAAGCGAATAGCAAGCAAAACTGTATCGGTATTATTGCCTGGATGCATACTTTTTCACCTGCTAAAATGTGGATCAGAGGCTTGCAGATCCTGCAAAAACCGTTGCTGCATTTGCATACCCAATACAACCGGGATATTCCCTGGGGAAATATCGACATGGATTTTATGAACCTGAACCAGTCTGCGCATGGCGACCGGGAGTTTGGTTTTATGATGACCAGAATGCGGTTGAACAGAAAGGTAGTGGTGGGACACTGGCATCAAACGCAGGTTTTGGAAGACCTGGGAAAATGGGCCCGTGTAGCTGCGGCACGTCACGATATGCAGGGCGCCAAATTTGTCAGATTTGGCGATAATATGCGCCAGGTGGCGGTGACAGACGGTGACAAGGTTGCAGCGGAAATGACTTTCGGATTTTCCGTCAATACGCACGCGGTGGGCGATCTGGTGCAGGTGATTGATCAGGTTTCTGAGGCGGAAATAGACAGGCTGGTGGAGGAATATAATGCAGTTTATGAACTGGCAGGTTCATTGAAGAACGGGGCCGCGCGGCATTCGTCGCTCCGTGACGCCGCACGCATTGAACTCGGAATGCAGTACTTCCTGCAAGACGGGAATTTCAAGGGATATACCAATACATTTGAAGACCTGCACGGAATGAAGCAGCTGCCGGGGATCGGGTCGCAGCGGATGATGGCGGCCGGTTACGGATATGCAGGCGAGGGCGACTGGAAAACTTCGGCAATGGTGCGCGCGCTAAAAGTGATGGCAAGCGGGCTCGACGGCGGGAATTCTTTTATGGAGGATTATACCTATCATTTTGATCCGCAGAACAGCCTGGTGCTTGGTTCGCACATGCTCGAAATTTGTCCCAGCATTGCAGCCGGGAAACTTTCCTGCGAAATCCATGCATTGGGAATAGGCGGGAAGGAAGATCCTGTCAGGCTGGTTTTTAATGCACCGGCGGGGCCCGCATTGAACGTCTCTCTGGTAGATTTGGGCAATCGTTTTCGGATTATCGTAAATGAGGTAGATGCTGTGGAAATCACAGAACAGCTGCCGAAACTGCCGGTGGCCAGGGCTTTGTGGAAGCCGCAGCCCGATATGCAAACCGGCTGTGCCGCCTGGATCTATGCCGGCGGGGCACATCATACGGTTTACAGCCAGAACCTGACGACTGACCACATCGAAACTTTCGCTGAAATGGCGGGTGTGGAGTTGGTTGTGATTGACAAAAACACAACATTGAGGCAGCTTAAAAATGAATTGCGCTGGAGTGAAGGATTTTACAAGTAA
- a CDS encoding L-ribulose-5-phosphate 4-epimerase: MSKYTYLKEQVYEANMEIPREELAIVTFGNVSGIDRAEGVVAIKPSGIPYHRLRPADIVIVDLDNKVIEGTMRPSSDTKTHTLLYKNFPSIGGVCHTHSTYAVAWAQAIRPIPNLGTTHADHLTAAIPVTEVMSDEMIQGNYELETGNQILDLFAAQQLSYEEVEMVLVACHGPFTWGKDPAKAIYNSVVLEEIARMAYLTLQINPLAGTIKQSLIDKHYFRKHGKNAYYGQE, encoded by the coding sequence ATGTCTAAATATACTTACCTGAAAGAGCAGGTTTACGAGGCCAATATGGAAATTCCCAGAGAGGAGCTGGCCATTGTTACATTTGGTAATGTGAGCGGGATTGACCGCGCGGAGGGAGTTGTCGCAATCAAGCCGAGTGGCATTCCCTATCACCGGCTGAGGCCAGCGGATATTGTTATTGTTGATCTTGATAATAAGGTGATCGAGGGGACAATGCGGCCATCCTCGGACACTAAAACACATACCCTGCTATATAAAAACTTCCCGTCTATCGGTGGCGTTTGTCACACGCATTCGACTTACGCGGTTGCCTGGGCTCAGGCAATCCGGCCGATCCCGAACCTGGGGACTACCCACGCAGATCATTTGACGGCTGCAATTCCCGTAACAGAGGTCATGTCCGACGAAATGATCCAGGGGAATTATGAGTTGGAAACCGGCAATCAGATACTGGACCTTTTTGCAGCGCAGCAATTAAGCTATGAAGAAGTGGAGATGGTGTTGGTAGCCTGCCACGGGCCTTTTACGTGGGGCAAAGATCCAGCGAAAGCCATTTATAACTCGGTGGTACTGGAAGAAATTGCCAGGATGGCTTACCTGACCTTACAAATTAATCCGCTGGCCGGTACGATCAAGCAAAGCCTGATCGATAAGCATTATTTCAGAAAGCACGGGAAAAATGCCTATTATGGGCAGGAGTGA